The genomic stretch CAGGATGCGCGGCATGCCGGTCTTGGGACCGTAGGCGCCCATCGACATGTGCAGCGGCCGGTCCGCGAGGGCGGCGTCGGGCCACTTCACCGGCTGGGTCATGAGGCAGAAGAATAGACCAGAGAAGCGATGACCGCAAACGCGGAGGGCGGCGCGCGAGCTACTCGGCCAGTCTGACGGTCACGCGCACGGGATCGGGCAGTCGGGACCGCCCGGCCTCGATCTGCCATGAGCCGATGCGGTTCAATCCTTCGGCAAACTTGCCGTAGCTGGGATTCGGCACCACGGCCTCGATCACCGTGATCTTGTCACCGCGCTGCCGGCTCACCGTGGTCCCTCCGGCCTTCGCCACCAAGGCCGCGAGGTCGCGCTCGGCTCCGCTCCGGCTCTTGACCCGGAGTTTCCCGACCACATCGCGCGACGGGCGCGCGTCACCGTTGGCGGGAGGCGTGGACGCGGCCATCGTTCCGACCGGATGGTCTCTTCGCTGCGCTGGGGAGGCGACCATGTCCTGCTTGACGCTTCCATTCTTCGCCTTCTGCGGCGGCGTCTCGATCCGGTCGGGCTTGGTCGCGTCCGGCTTCTCGACGCGACTCGCACGCGTATCACGAACCGGCGGCGAGGGAGCGGGAGCGCGCCGGGGGGTGACAGGCGCCGGCGGCGGGGTTGAGCTTTTCATCCGCGCGGGCGGAGCGGTGACCCTCGCTGGCATCTCCGGCGTTGGCCGCTCCGGCGCTCGTGGCGCAGGAGGCGGGTGCAGCGCGGGCGGCGCCGGCACTACCGTGGCGGGCACGGATACTGGAGGAATCTCAGGTCGCGTCGCCGGCTCCGTGGAGGCCATGCGTGTCGGAGGCGTGGCGTCGCCGCTCGAAGGAGCCGAGGGCACCCAGTGACGGACCGCGACATCGAGCTCGGCTCGGTACCTGAAGAGGCCGACGGCACCGAGCGAGACCAGCAGCACCGTGGCGGTCAGACGAAGATGCCTGGCCTGGACGCGAAGGAAGACACCTCGGTGGTGCCAGGCAACGATGGCGAGTGCCCCGGTCATTAACAGCGTCTGACGGGCGATCTCGAGCACTTTCTGGGCAATCCCGAGCGCCTTCTGGGTGACCTGGAGCGCCTTCCCACCGACATCAAGCGCGGCCTTCCGGATGACGTCGACCAATTTCCGGGTGACATCGAGCGATTTCCCGGCGATATCGAGCGCCGGCGGGGCACGCCGGACGACCCGATCGAGTGACGACACCGCGCGGTGAAGCGGGCCGACGATGTCGATGCGACGAACGGCCGCAAGGGCTTTCGTTGTGCGGGCGACGCCGAAACGGGACCGCCACGGGATTCTTCCTCGCGCGTGCACGCTCCGGCGCGGAGAGAGTTTGTCAGCCGGCCGCGGCGCCTCGAGCGTCTTACCGAAGAGGACCGGTCGCGGTCGCGCGGGCCGGATGACCCGGTTGCGAGGGAAGACTCGCTGGCGGAGCCGGTCCACCATGGCAGCCGGACGCAGGCCGTCGAGCGCCTTGCTGAAGAAGTCGAGCTTGAAACTCGGTCGCCACGCGGCAGGGCGAGGGCGCTCACTGAGACGAAGAGCCTCGAGCTCTTGCTGACAGGCCTCGCACTCGCGCAGATGCGCTTCCAGCGGGACCCGCTCGGTGAGCCCGATGTGCGAGTCCCCGATGTGCGAGTCAAGGAGCTCCGAGAAATACTCGCGAGCGTCCTGGCAGTTCATGGGAATAGGCACCCCCAACTCCAACACTCCTACTGGATGATACTTGAGAAAGCCCCCAGGGGGAGCAATCTGAGAAGCCATGCTAGACTCTCGCATCTCTGCCCTTGCTCGGATCTCCTACGAGAGGAGCGCAGGCCGTGCCGAACAATGTCATCCGGGTAGGCAATGTCGAGATCATGTCGCTGTCCGACGGCATGCTCGAGTTCGACCTCTGTAATTTCTTCCCGACCATTCCCGAGGACAACTGGCACGGGCATGAGTCCGATCTGACCGAGGAGCATAAGGTCCGCTTCAACCTCGGCTCCTTCCTGATCCGGTCGCAAGGGCGGACCATCCTCGTCGACACGGGCCTCGGCCCCAAGCCCGCCGACGCGCCCGATGTCCCCTGGGGTCAGCTCATGCGCGACTGCCAGGACAACGGCGTGCGACCCGACGAAGTGGACATGGTCGTGCTGACCCACCTGCACCGCGCTCACGTCGGCTGGAACTTGATGCCGCAGGGCGAGCGCTACGTGCCGACCTTCCCCAATGCCCGCTACTGGATGAGCACCAAGGACTGGGACGTCTGCCTTCAGCCGGAGGTCCAGCCCCAGCGCTTTCCCAATGCTCCCACCTGCGTCTGGCCGCTGGCCGACCTCGGCCTCATCGAGCTGATGGACGGGGAGCACACCATCACGCCCGAGCTGACCGCCCTGCCCACCCCCGGGCACACGCCGGGGCACATGAGCATCCTGATCACCTCGCAAGGCGAGCGCGCGCTGGTCCTGGGAGACGTCGCGCACAACCCCGTGCAGCTCCACGAGACACACTGGGTCTCGCGGGCCGACATGGACCCCGAAATGACGCAGCATACTCGACGGGTCCTCATGGAGCGTCTGGAGCGCGAAGAGATCATCGTGGCGGCCGGACACTTCAAGGCGCCAGGCTTCGGCAAGGTCATACGCCTCCAAGGCCGCCGCTACTGGCAGGTTCTCTGAGCAGGCGAGATCTGGCCCGGGCGATTCAGACCGTAGACAACATAAAACCCATTCTCAGTCATGGCCCGCCGCGCCCGAGGGTCTTCCCCCCGGGGTCTGCCGTGGCACAGCGCTGATAAACCCCCTCTCACCTCGCGCCGATCCTGCCAGAGCGGGAATCAGAGGTCAAATCGGGGTCTTGAATCACAGGGTGGGAACCCTCCACGGGACCATCAGGCCCCGGCAGGGCAGCCGTCCGCGGCTGCCCGGACCCCCCGACACCGGTTAGACGCTCACGCCGGGAAGGGGCGGCTGCTTGGCTCCGGCCGCGGTCAGGGGCGACGGCGGCCGTGGATCCCTCCGCGCGCTCGGGAAGCCAAGGCGGGCGAGAATCTTCTGAATCACGGCGGGGTCGTCGATCGTAGCGATCAGCTGCATCCGCCCAGCGCAGCTCGGACAGCGCAGGAGCGCTGAGGTACTATCTCCCCATGTCCACGACTGCCCGGCCGATCTCCCTCGCGCACCTGACCGTGCTGGACACGACGCCCCCCGAGCTGGTCACGGTGGCGGCCGCGGCGGGCTTCCGGACCATTGGCATCCGCCTGACCGCCACCCCGAGCGTGGGCGTCCCGCCGTACGACATCCTGCACGAGGGCCCGCTCCTGCGGGAGACCCTGCTGCGCTTGGGGGACGCCGGCGTGTCCGTGCTCGACACCGAGTTCTTTCGCTTCGAGCCCGAGTACCCGATCGGCATCCCGGAGGGCTTCCTGGAGGTGTCGGCGCGGCTCGGCGCGAAGCACGTGCTGGTCATGAGCGCCGAGCCCGAGGAGGCGCGGACGATCGAGCGATTCGGCGAGCTGTGCGACCACGCAGCGCAGTACGGCCTGCACGTCGGCCTGGAGTTCGCGATCTACACGGGGGTCCGGACGCTCGCCCACGCCGCGCAGGTCGTGGCCAAGTCGAAGCGGGCGAACGCGTCGGTGGTGGTGGACGCTCTCCACTTCAGCCGGTCGGGAGGGCTTCCCGCTCACATCGGGCAGGTCGATCCGTCGCTGTTCCGCTACGCCCAGATCTGCGATGCGTCGGCCGACATGCCCGGCCCCACCGATGCGCCCGCGCTCATCCGGGAAGCGCGCACCGGTCGCCTCCTGCCCGGCGAGGGCGTCCTGCCGCTCCGCGAGCTGGTCGCCGCGCTGCCGGCCGGCGTGCCGCTGGCCATCGAGGCGCCGTGCCGCGCGCCTGCCGATCTGCCGGCCGTCGAGCGCGCGAAGCGCGCGTACCAGGCCTTGTCGACATTGCTATCGACATGCAGAGTATGAGCGGAGCGAGGCGACCGTTGTCCGCGTGCGAACACTCTTGTGGGATCAGGGCCGGGTTGACCCTAGCTCACTGAAGTCTCTAGGCGGAAGGGGCATCGGATCCTTCTTCCCTCAAAGAGAGCACCTGGTCGCCCGCCTTGAGCGTGGCCGACCAGGTGATCCGGATCGCGTCCTTCACGCTCTGATGCGCGGGGCAGCCCTGCGGATGGGCGGCCAGAGCGCGCTCGGTGACTTCGCGTGACGCCGTTGGCACGGCCAGGTCGTAGTGGACGTGAATCGACTTGATGCGGATGGTCTTGCCGATGCCGGAGATGCGCCCTTCGACGGAGGCTTTGTAGGATTCCCGATCGTACTCGATTTTGCGCCCTGCCAGGGCGCCGCGCAGCGTGCCGTACATTCAGCCCGCGACGGCGGCCACGATGTGATCGAGCGTCGAGGCGACGGGCGGGCCCGGAGGCGCGCCGTA from Candidatus Rokuibacteriota bacterium encodes the following:
- a CDS encoding TIM barrel protein, coding for MSTTARPISLAHLTVLDTTPPELVTVAAAAGFRTIGIRLTATPSVGVPPYDILHEGPLLRETLLRLGDAGVSVLDTEFFRFEPEYPIGIPEGFLEVSARLGAKHVLVMSAEPEEARTIERFGELCDHAAQYGLHVGLEFAIYTGVRTLAHAAQVVAKSKRANASVVVDALHFSRSGGLPAHIGQVDPSLFRYAQICDASADMPGPTDAPALIREARTGRLLPGEGVLPLRELVAALPAGVPLAIEAPCRAPADLPAVERAKRAYQALSTLLSTCRV
- a CDS encoding OsmC family protein — its product is MYGTLRGALAGRKIEYDRESYKASVEGRISGIGKTIRIKSIHVHYDLAVPTASREVTERALAAHPQGCPAHQSVKDAIRITWSATLKAGDQVLSLREEGSDAPSA
- a CDS encoding MBL fold metallo-hydrolase — protein: MPNNVIRVGNVEIMSLSDGMLEFDLCNFFPTIPEDNWHGHESDLTEEHKVRFNLGSFLIRSQGRTILVDTGLGPKPADAPDVPWGQLMRDCQDNGVRPDEVDMVVLTHLHRAHVGWNLMPQGERYVPTFPNARYWMSTKDWDVCLQPEVQPQRFPNAPTCVWPLADLGLIELMDGEHTITPELTALPTPGHTPGHMSILITSQGERALVLGDVAHNPVQLHETHWVSRADMDPEMTQHTRRVLMERLEREEIIVAAGHFKAPGFGKVIRLQGRRYWQVL